In the Topomyia yanbarensis strain Yona2022 chromosome 3, ASM3024719v1, whole genome shotgun sequence genome, one interval contains:
- the LOC131689982 gene encoding dolichyl-diphosphooligosaccharide--protein glycosyltransferase subunit 2, translated as MKLLGFLLLLASCLISAVWTTKTVSKYITQLEQDRYQSIFTEGLRSNDLQSVYYSSANVAGADKTQDACKRLNTIYGESKLNDFEKNYYLTGAWKNFGCKEALPTKVKDSVKNALQKDSSSSQEIYFNLHSAKNLNLPIDEAVKTQLGKNLQALLKKDDSLGSLGHGFAVAAELGSHGAFAHDRVEEAFVQADEVDGKMLQFEGGLSITALIVNGAFKLSNGLKKPVPINAEQATKFATYFLSRSSIQTPKGVSILLEALNTLSAQKTIAPICVMLAGNGQLLPESPVLSVKVSDLLGKPLSPALAVVTATITPKASSQPLASKVNLVPSNADPSVFTYNLKSLNPPRGQYKIDIDAGGYKQSLKVNVLGKVKVSSLEIGVGDSDSVATIKKHSVSFANKLDTELSADAQQKIVLKVQLIDEASGKPLSVHQAFVLLRNKNTQQEIIFVAEADSSKAYKFEMDVGARSNDFGYKSGVYSVELIIGDALISNSFKWLLADVNIKFTGETPQETSNHPRRPLPEIIHQFRVPEKRPAKLVSDLFTGLCLAPLALLLILWAKLRANVSNFPLSLSALGFHLGLGAMLVLFGIFWLQLNMFDTIRYLTPLALVTFLCGNRLLRKIAGRCSEK; from the exons ATGAAACTATTAG GGTTTCTGTTACTATTGGCTAGTTGCCTAATATCTGCCGTCTGGACAACAAAAACAGTGTCAAAATACATAACCCAATTGGAGCAGGACCGATATCAGAGTATATTCACCGAAGGTCTCCGTTCAAATGATTTACAATCCGTGTATTACTCATCGGCGAATGTAGCTGGGGCGGACAAAACACAGGATGCCTGCAAGCGACTTAACACAATTTACGGAGAATCCAAGCTGAAT GATTTCGAAAAGAACTACTACCTTACGGGAGCTTGGAAGAACTTTGGATGCAAAGAGGCACTCCCGACTAAAGTTAAAGATTCAGTGAAAAACGCGCTACAGAAAGATTCCAGTTCCTCACAGGAAATTTACTTCAACCTTCATTCAGCCAAAAACCTAAACCTCCCAATCGATGAAGCGGTGAAAACTCAACTGGGAAAGAATCTACAAGCTTTACTGAAGAAAGACGATTCTTTGGGTAGTCTTGGACATGGCTTTGCTGTCGCAGCGGAGCTCGGTAGTCACGGTGCCTTTGCCCACGATCGCGTAGAAGAAGCTTTCGTTCAGGCTGATGAAGTTGATGGAAAAATGCTGCAATTCGAGGGAGGACTAAGTATCACCGCTCTGATTGTGAATGGTGCCTTCAAGTTATCTAACGGTCTCAAGAAACCGGTTCCTATTAATGCTGAACAAGCGACCAAATTTGCCACCTACTTCTTATCCCGTTCTTCGATTCAAACACCGAAAGGAGTTAGTATTTTATTGGAGGCTTTGAACACTTTATCCGCACAGAAAACTATTGCACCAATTTGCGTTATGCTTGCCGGCAACGGACAACTACTGCCAGAATCTCCTGTCCTGAGCGTGAAGGTGAGCGATTTACTCGGAAAACCGTTAAGCCCAGCTTTGGCGGTCGTTACAGCTACTATTACACCAAAGGCATCCAGTCAGCCACTGGCTAGTAAGGTTAATTTAGTTCCCAGTAATGCCGATCCCAGCGTGTTTACTTATAATTTGAAATCGCTGAATCCACCACGTGGTCAGTATAAAATTGACATCGATGCCGGCGGTTACAAACAATCGTTGAAGGTGAACGTTCTCGGAAAGGTAAAGGTTAGTTCGCTGGAGATCGGTGTGGGAGATTCCGACAGTGTTGCAACCATTAAAAAGCACTCCGTCAGCTTCGCCAACAAACTGGATACAGAGCTATCAGCTGACGCTCAGCAGAAGATTGTCCTGAAAGTCCAACTAATCGACGAGGCCAGCGGAAAACCACTTAGTGTTCATCAAGCATTCGTTCTGTTGCGTAATAAGAACACCCAGCAGGAGATCATTTTTGTCGCCGAAGCAGATTCCTCAAAAGCGTACAAATTTGAAATG GATGTTGGTGCCAGAAGTAACGATTTCGGTTACAAGAGTGGAGTTTATTCGGTTGAGCTAATCATCGGGGACGCCCTCATATCTAATTCATTCAAATGGTTGCTTGCAGATGTTAACATCAAATTCACTGGTGAAACACCCCAAG AAACTAGCAATCATCCACGTCGACCCCTACCAGAAATTATCCATCAGTTCCGTGTACCGGAAAAGCGTCCTGCCAAGCTAGTTTCGGATCTCTTTACCGGTCTTTGTCTAGCTCCGTTGGCTTTGCTATTAATTCTGTGGGCCAAACTACGCGCGAACGTATCCAATTTCCCCCTGTCACTAAGTGCGCTTGGATTCCACCTGGGATTGGGAGCTATGCTGGTCCTGTTCGGCATATTCTGGCTGCAACTGAACATGTTTGACACGATTCGTTATCTAACCCCGCTGGCACTGGTAACTTTCCTGTGTGGAAACCGGCTGCTGCGAAAGATCGCCGGACGATGCTCGGAGAAGTAG
- the LOC131693414 gene encoding uncharacterized protein LOC131693414 — MDQDSGEECAASVDEPPNIPRVDVVYLTYNCKRIRPTIALDNVCTVSLYELKKHRYMKRNQKTEMSAEAYQHCRWYNTVLSNLLKEKGGPVLLKVFHWYIESSNVDAFKVENTLYEAVSLIIAAHVEHWYCAKRGHSVYGSRLRLGSEKLGADSTERNKARIADCLVAPDTSLMAKVVDKKLNRRTRQLSLCTINEE; from the exons ATGGATCAGGACAGTGGGGAAGAGTGTGCCGCCAGCGTTGACGAACCGCCCAATATACCACGTGTGGACGTTGTGTATCTCACCTACAACTGCAAGAG AATCCGACCGACGATCGCACTGGACAACGTTTGTACAGTCAGTTTGTACGAACTGAAGAAGCACCGTTACATGAAAAGAAATCAAAAGACTGAGATGAGCGCTGAAGCATATCAGCACTGCAGATGG TACAACACAGTATTATCCAATCTGTTGAAGGAGAAAGGCGGACCAGTGTTGCTGAAGGTTTTCCACTGGTACATCGAATCATCCAACGTGGATGCTTTCAAGGTGGAAAATACGCTGTACGAGGCGGTTTCTCTGATCATTGCTGCCCACGTGGAACACTGGTACTGTGCAAAGAGGGGCCATAGTGTGTACGGTAGTCGGTTGCGGCTGGGGAGCGAAAAGTTGGGCGCGGATTCTACGGAACGAAATAAAGCCAGGATAGCCGATTGTCTGGTCGCACCGGACACAAGCCTGATGGCTAAGGTAGTCGATAAAAAGCTAAATCGTCGCACCAGGCAGCTTTCGCTCTGTACGATCAACGAAGAGTAA